From Thiomicrospira sp. XS5, one genomic window encodes:
- the rsmI gene encoding 16S rRNA (cytidine(1402)-2'-O)-methyltransferase: protein MTESQDAMSGCLYIVATPIGNLKDITLRALEVLEAVDWVAAEDTRHSKKLLQHYGVNKPLISLHDHNELERRDELLARLEKGETGALISDAGTPLISDPGYHLVSLLRDAQVRVEPVPGASAMIAALSAAGMPTNRFTFEGFLPAKKQKRLHTLEVLVAEPRTMVFYESPHRLLESLAAFKNVFGSDREMVVAKELTKQFETFVSGGVEAVLSFFEQHPDKVRGEFVLILSGCAVVEVDASALSAEAENLIQILLGQSLPVKQISEIVADVYGLKKKVVYQSVLELKD from the coding sequence ATGACAGAATCCCAGGATGCGATGTCGGGTTGCCTTTACATTGTCGCGACGCCGATCGGGAATTTGAAGGATATTACGTTGCGCGCGTTGGAGGTGTTGGAAGCCGTCGATTGGGTGGCGGCGGAGGATACGCGCCATTCCAAAAAACTGTTGCAACATTATGGCGTGAATAAGCCTTTGATCAGTTTGCATGATCATAACGAATTGGAGCGGCGGGACGAATTGCTAGCGCGTTTGGAAAAAGGTGAAACGGGGGCGTTGATTTCCGATGCCGGGACACCGTTGATCAGTGACCCGGGGTATCATCTGGTGAGCTTATTGCGTGACGCGCAGGTGCGAGTGGAGCCGGTACCGGGAGCATCCGCGATGATTGCGGCCTTGAGTGCGGCGGGAATGCCGACTAACCGCTTTACATTTGAAGGGTTTTTGCCGGCGAAAAAACAGAAGCGTTTACACACGTTAGAAGTGTTGGTGGCTGAACCGAGAACCATGGTGTTTTATGAATCGCCGCACCGATTGTTGGAAAGCCTGGCGGCTTTCAAAAACGTGTTTGGTTCGGACCGGGAAATGGTCGTTGCCAAGGAGTTGACGAAGCAGTTCGAAACCTTTGTTTCCGGTGGTGTTGAAGCGGTTTTATCCTTTTTTGAACAACATCCCGATAAAGTTCGTGGTGAATTTGTGTTGATTTTGTCGGGCTGTGCGGTCGTGGAGGTTGATGCCTCGGCGCTGAGTGCGGAAGCGGAAAATTTGATTCAAATATTGCTGGGACAATCGTTGCCGGTGAAACAGATTTCGGAAATCGTGGCGGATGTTTACGGTTTGAAAAAGAAAGTGGTGTATCAGTCGGTTTTGGAGTTGAAGGATTAA
- the glmS gene encoding glutamine--fructose-6-phosphate transaminase (isomerizing), protein MCGIVGGIAERNIIPILLEGLKRLEYRGYDSSGVAVLDTENTIQRVRALGKIKSLEAKIVEAEHPLSGQIGIAHTRWATHGVPAENNAHPHVCNNQVAVVHNGIIENYQVLKQEQLAESYRFTSETDTEVVAHCIHRQMKTSQSLLGAVQRAVSRFEGAYAFGVMSVDDPDTLVAARKGSPLVIGVGIGEHFIASDASALLPVTQSFIFLEEGDVAEITRESVSIYDVNGHQVAREIKQSSLSMHSVDLGEHRHYMHKEIFEQPQAVTDTLEGRITQNHMLVSAFGHEAEAIFQAVRQVQIIACGTSYHAGLVAKYWFEDIIGLPCQVEVASEYRYRNPVLLDHTLFVTISQSGETADTLAALQQIKALKGDKMIATLSICNVPESSLTRESDLTFLTHAGPEIGVASTKAFTTQLVALSLLVTALGKALHLMSETQERKIIHGLQKLPGLLQKALTHEEDIKKIAQSFADKESALFLGRGTMYPIAMEGALKLKEISYIHAEAYPAGELKHGPLALIDEHIPVIAIAPHDDLLEKLKSNLQEVKARGGQMIVFEDEQADVDSQGNMKVVKATTNVGRITAPITFNVPLQLLSYHVALIKGTDVDQPRNLAKSVTVE, encoded by the coding sequence ATGTGCGGAATTGTCGGCGGCATCGCAGAGCGAAATATTATCCCAATTTTATTGGAAGGTTTGAAACGACTGGAATACCGAGGCTATGATTCTTCCGGTGTCGCGGTTTTGGATACTGAAAACACCATCCAACGCGTTCGGGCTTTGGGAAAAATAAAAAGCTTGGAAGCTAAAATTGTAGAAGCCGAGCATCCGCTTTCCGGCCAAATTGGCATTGCCCATACACGTTGGGCCACACATGGCGTACCCGCCGAAAATAATGCGCATCCACACGTTTGCAATAATCAAGTTGCTGTTGTTCATAACGGTATTATTGAAAACTATCAGGTGTTAAAACAAGAGCAGCTTGCCGAAAGCTATCGGTTTACTTCGGAAACAGATACCGAAGTGGTCGCACATTGTATTCACCGCCAGATGAAGACATCGCAATCCTTATTGGGGGCTGTCCAAAGAGCCGTTTCCCGGTTCGAAGGGGCTTATGCTTTTGGAGTGATGTCAGTGGATGATCCCGATACATTAGTGGCCGCTCGAAAAGGAAGCCCTTTGGTGATTGGTGTTGGGATTGGAGAGCATTTTATTGCCTCGGATGCATCCGCTTTATTGCCGGTGACGCAGAGCTTTATCTTTCTGGAAGAAGGAGATGTTGCTGAAATTACCCGTGAAAGTGTCAGTATTTATGATGTGAATGGCCATCAAGTCGCTCGAGAAATCAAACAATCTTCTTTGAGTATGCATTCCGTGGATTTGGGCGAACATCGTCACTACATGCACAAAGAAATTTTCGAACAGCCTCAAGCTGTCACAGACACACTAGAAGGGCGCATTACACAAAATCATATGTTGGTTTCGGCTTTCGGCCATGAGGCGGAAGCCATTTTCCAAGCGGTTCGGCAAGTGCAAATTATTGCCTGCGGTACAAGCTATCATGCCGGTTTGGTCGCGAAATATTGGTTTGAAGACATTATCGGTTTGCCGTGTCAGGTGGAAGTCGCCAGTGAATATCGTTATCGCAATCCGGTGTTACTCGATCACACGCTTTTTGTCACCATTAGCCAATCCGGTGAAACCGCGGATACCCTTGCTGCCCTTCAACAAATCAAAGCCCTGAAAGGGGATAAGATGATTGCCACCTTGTCGATCTGTAACGTGCCAGAATCCAGTTTAACGCGCGAATCCGATTTAACCTTCTTAACCCATGCCGGGCCGGAAATTGGTGTCGCCTCTACTAAGGCTTTTACAACGCAATTAGTCGCCTTGTCTTTGCTGGTGACGGCGCTTGGTAAAGCGTTGCACCTGATGTCTGAAACCCAGGAACGCAAAATCATTCACGGGTTGCAAAAACTGCCAGGCCTGCTGCAAAAAGCATTGACTCATGAAGAAGATATTAAAAAAATCGCCCAAAGCTTTGCGGACAAAGAAAGCGCCCTTTTCTTGGGGCGCGGCACCATGTACCCCATTGCCATGGAAGGTGCACTGAAGTTAAAAGAAATCAGTTATATTCATGCCGAAGCCTATCCGGCTGGCGAATTAAAGCATGGTCCCTTAGCCTTGATTGACGAGCACATTCCGGTGATTGCGATTGCACCTCACGATGACTTGTTGGAAAAGCTAAAGTCCAATCTTCAGGAAGTCAAGGCGCGTGGCGGCCAGATGATTGTGTTCGAAGATGAGCAGGCAGATGTTGATTCTCAAGGGAATATGAAAGTGGTGAAGGCTACGACGAATGTTGGGCGCATTACCGCGCCCATTACGTTTAATGTGCCATTGCAGTTGTTGAGCTATCACGTGGCGTTGATTAAAGGTACGGATGTGGATCAACCCCGTAACCTTGCTAAAAGCGTGACGGTCGAGTAA